One Mycolicibacterium sp. TUM20985 genomic window, GACGTGAACCATTCCGGCGGCGTCCTTCGCCTTCTTGAAGATGCCCATGTCGATACTCTCCGATCCTCGTGCCCAACGTTGCGCCGGGTCTGCGTCGATTGTCGCGCTCCAGTACACGGCGGAGGGGCGACTACCGATCACGAGAAGGGGAGCGGGCCGGAGTGAGCTACAACCCGACGCGCCCCAGCACCCGTCGGACCACGCCCTCGGACTCCCCGGTCGGCGGTTGCCGATCGGCGTAGGGCCACGGCCGGTTGCGTTCCGGCACCGACGTCGCCCGCGCCTGCTTGAGCTGCATCCGCAGGTGGGCTCGCAGCTCGTGCAATGCCGGGTCGGCCCAGCGGTTCTCGGCCTCGATGGGGTCGGCGGTCAGGTCGTAGAGCTCCCACTGATCGTCGAGCGGATCGGTTCGGTAGGCCTCGCCGCCGATCCCGTTGGTGGCCAGTTGGCGCACACCCGGTTCGGTCCACGTGGACGGATCGTCGAAGGTGCGCACCAGCTTCCACAGATGTCCAGCGCCGAGTGGCGCGTCCGCGTCGTCGACGCGGACCACCAGACCCTCGAAGTTGGAGGCGACGTGCGCGGGGATTCGGATCCGCAGTGGCGCAGGGGGATTGACGTCTAGTCCCATGCCCCTGGCTGCCGCCGAGGCGCCGGTATCACCTTCGAGCACGTTGTCCCGCGTCATCAGATAGATGGCCCGCTCCTCGTCGGCCGGCGCTCCGTGCACCACCGGCATCAGGTCGCGCCCCGGCAGGGGGTGGACTTCCGAGAAGGACTCGGAGAGCACGTCGGCGACCACGTCGACGTCGACACCCGCCGCGCCGAGCAGGGTCGGTACCAGGTCCACGTGTGACGTCGGTGCCGAGACGACGCGTGGCTGGGTCGGGCCCTCGCCGATGCGCGCGATCACGAAGGGCACCCGGGTGGCCTCGTCGTAGAGGTTGAACCACTTCTGATGCAGTCCGCCGTGCGCGCCGAGCAGATCGCCGTGGTCGGAGGTGCGCACCAGGACGGCGTTCTCCGAACCGCCCTCGGTGACCGCGCGGCGCACCCGGTCGAGTGGCCCGTCGACTTCGGCGTGCAGGCGGTAGTAGAGGTCGCGGTACTTCTGCGCATTGCGCTTGTAGCTGCGGCTGATCGCGGGGGCGGGGCCGTACCCGGAGTAGTACGCCTCGCGGAACGCGATCTGCGCGGCCGGCTTGGTGCGCAGGTCCTCGTCAGCGGTCGGCGCCGCGGGGACGTGCGGTGGGTCCATCGAGGTATAGGGCGTCAGCGGGTTGCGTCGCACCCACGCCGGAAACAGCACGATGTCATGCGGGTTGACGAAGCTGGCCACCAGGAGGAACGGCCGCAGGGCGGCCGTATCGCCAGCGCGACGGCGCTCATACCGGTCGCTCAGCCAGGCGACGATGCGGTCGGCGAACAACGGGTCGCGTCGAAAACCGCTGTTGGACATGGCTGCACCGTGTGGTTCGGGTCCCACCCAGCCGGAGAACCCGTAGGGCCCAAGGGGATCGGCGTCGAGGTAGCGTTGCACGGCGGCGGGGTCGACCGTACCTCCGTCGTCGTTGGTCGCCAGGGGTTCGCCCGTTTCCGGGTCCTCCAGATCGGCATGCGAGATGTGCCACTTGCCGTCGTAGTGCGTGTCGTAACCCGCGGCGCGGAACCAATTGCCGAGCGTCGGCACCTCGCCGGCCCGCAGCCACCGCAGCCGCGAGTCGTCGTACCGCTTGCCGATGCCGTCGGTCTGGGTGACGCCGTGCAGATCGGGATACTGCCCGGTGAAGATGGTCGGGCGGCTCGGCACGCAGGCCAGCGAGCCCGTGTAGTGCCGGGCGAAGCTGATGCCGTGCTCGTCGAACCAACGGCGCCCGCCGAGGGCGCGTCGGCGCCAGGCCAACACGTCGGGCGCCTCGTACGGTGGTATAGCGCGCTCCTCGTCGGTCATGATGATGACGATGTCGGGCCGATCAGACATGAAGCTCCTCCGTTCGTCGCGCCAAACCCGCGAGCATCGAGTCCGACGCCTTGGCCAGGCCCCGGCACACGGCCCATTCCGCCGTCCGGGCAAGGGGACCCGCACCGATTTCCACCGTGCTCGTCAGCGTGACCTCGGTGGCCTCGCCCACCGGCCGCAGCGTCCAGCGGTTCGCGACGGCGCGCAACCTGCGGGGCAGACCCTCGATGTCGTAGGCCAGCACGGAAGGCGGGGCGAACTCGCTGATGCGCTCCACCAGCACGTTGCGGCCGACCTGTACACGGCGCGTCGTTCCCACAGTGGCGCCGTCCGGACCCCGGTTGAGGACGCACGAATGATCGACGTCGACCGCCCATGAACTCAAGGAACCGAAGTCGGCGAGTACGTCCCAGATGGCCTGCGGCGGGGCGGATATCGTTCGGCTGCGGCTGATGTCTGCCACACCGTCATCAAACACCATCGCAGGCGTCGATGTGGCGCGACGTCGAGACTGGTGACCTCTAGATCATGTCGTTTCTGGTGAGCCACCTCATCACCGGCCAGCCGACGAACACCGGCAGCCAGCAGGTGAGGACCCGGTACAACAGCACCGACGGGACGGCGACGGCGGCGGGCACGCCGAAGGCCGCCAGACCACCGATCAGCGCTGCCTCGACCGCGCCGACACCGCCGGGGGTCGGGGCAGCCGAGGCCAGTGTTCCGCCGATCATCGTCACGACGGTGACGGTGACGAAGGTGGTGCCGCCGCCGAAGGCCTCCACACTGGCCCACAACGCCAAGGCCGCACCGAGAGTCGTTGCTGCACAGCCGAGCACGATCAGCGTCAGCCGCTTGGGCTCACGGGCCAAATCGACCAGTTCGCCACCCAGTTCCTTGAGCCGGGGCCGCAGTTCGGTGCCGAGCCAGCGTCGTAGCGTCGGCACGAACGTGAAGGTGCCGACGATTCCCAGGGCCACGCCTCCGATTAGGTACAGCACCGTCGTCTTCGGCACGAAGTGCTCGAGGTTGGCCGAGGTCCCGGCGATCACGCTGAAGAGGACCAGCAGTGCGACGTGCGTGATGACCTGTACCGACTGCTGCATCGCGACCGCCGCCGTCGCCCGCAGCGCACCGAGACCACCCTTCTGCAGAAAGCGCGTGCTCAGCGCCAGGCCGCCGACACCGGCAGGCGTCGTGGTGGCCGCGAACGTGTTGGCCACCTGCATGATCGCCAGGTTGCGGAAGCTCACCAGCCCCGAAGCGCAGGCCCACAGCGCCGCCGCGGCACCCAGGTACGTCAATGCCGACACCGCCAGTCCGAGCAGCGCCCACCACCAGTTCGCGGTGCGCAACTCGGAGAAGAAGGCAGGCACCGTGCTGATGAAGGGGTAGGCCACGTAGACCAGTGCGACCAGCAGCACCAGTTGGATCACCTGAGTTCTGGTGAAGCGGGTGATCGTCTCGGCCTTTATCTGGTCGGCGCCGGTCTGATGCATCACCTCGTCGCGGGCCGCCGTCATGACGGTCCCCGGATCGGCGACCGAGGCTCGAACATGTTTGGGGAGAGCGGATTTCGTCAGACGACGCGAAGCGGCGAGGACGGTGCCCTCGCCGAACTCCACGATGGCGGCGCGCACCGCGGCCCCGGCGCCGAAGATGGCCGTCGTCGACACCAGCAACGCGGCGATGTCTGCCTGCAGGAGGACGTCGGTCGCGCCGTACTCGGCGCTGCCGAAGCCCCCGAATCGGGCCTCGCCATCGTCGAGGGTGATCTCCTTGCCACGGAGGTCGCCGTGCGAGATCTGATGTCGGTGAAGGACTCCGAGCGCCTTCCACACCGGACCCACGAGGGACTCGTCGGCGCTGCAGTCATCGAGCGGGACACCCCGCACCGGGGTGTGGGCGTACAGCGTCCAGCCTCGGTCGAGTGCCGCCAGCGCGACGGTCGTACTGTTCGCCAGGTCGAGATCGCCGATGGCGATGGCCATCAGCCCGCGGTGCTCGACGGCGCGGCGCATGGAGGCGTGCAGGGGCGCGGTCTCGCTGTTGCGCAACCGCACTCGTCGCCAGACCTGGCTCATGATGCCGCCGCTGCGCTGGTTCGGCCCGTACATCTCGACGATCACCCGCGCCGGATCGCCTGCCGCCGACTCGTCGCGATCCGCCCCGTCGGCCGCCGCCCACAGCACCAGCGGCCCCGGTCCGGCCGGCCGCACCACGGTCAACCCCGTCACGGCGAACCCACGCCGTCGCAATGCCCGTACCGCGCCGTCGAGCGGCACCTCCAGCGCCGGGGTGCCGACGACGAGGACCGTCAGCGCGCCGACGAACCAGCCCACCGCAAGACCCAGTAGTGACCGCGCCGGAACCACGGCGCTGACGACGAGGTGGATGGGGACGAAGGCCAGCAGCAGGGTCCACCACCAACGACGCCACCGCGCGTCCAACCACGGGCCCGACACCGTGAGCACCGCGGCGAGCATGGCAATCCATCGCGGATCGTCCAGAAACTGTGAGAGCAGGGTCCGCAACCGGTCGTTCAGATCGAAGTGCCATCGCGGTGCGGCAAAGCCGCTCGAGTTGATCGACAGCGCCAGTACCGCGATCACCCCCGCCGCGGCGTACGCGCCGAGCAGCCGCCACTGACGGGCGGTGATCAGCCCGATGAGGATGGCGAAGGGCAAGACCAGGATGGCGACCCCGTAGGCCAGATACACCAGGTTGGACTGCGTCGGGGTGAGGAATTCGACGATCCCCGAGATCGACCGCTCCAGGGCGACCCAGTCCCTGCGCGTGATGAGCGAGCTGATGACGACGACGGCCAGGAAGGCCGCCGCCAGGACGAGGCGGAAGATGTCGTTGGTCCGCCGAACGAGCGGCTGAAGCAAATCGCCGGTAACGGAGACATCCCGCCCGTCAACTCGCATGTTTGAGGATCTCTCGGATCGGTGCCGGCACCGCGTGGGTCAGCGGCGTGCGGCCAACCTATCCCAGCCCGCGGTCTGTGCCCCCGATTGTGTCCCGCAGCGTCGGACCCGAGCTAGGTGTGGGTACCACCGTCGACCCGCACCTCGGTGCCCGTGATCCAGTAGGCGTCCGACGATCCCAGCATCGCCACGACACTGGCCACCGCGTCGGGCCTGGCGAACATCGCACCGTCGTCGGTCGGCAGCACGGACATGATCTTGCCCAGCAATGAGAAGTCCATGTCGTCGGGCAGTCCCGGCCCCACGCTCTGCTTCGACTCACCGACGCCGTCGGTCATGCCGGAGGAGATCGAACCCGGTTGCACGCAGTTGAACCTGATGCGCTCCTTGCTGAATTCCAGCGCCAGGGCGTGCGTCATCGCCTGGATGCCGCCCTTGGAGGCGGCATAGGCCGCCATGTAGGGGTGGGCGAAGTTGGCCGAGGTGGAGCTGAAGTTGACGACGGCGGCCGCATTGCCTTGTCGCAGAGCGGGAATGGCTTCACGCGTGACGAGGAACGTGCCGATCAGATTCACCCGCACGATCGTCTCGAAGTCGGCCAGCGTGGTGTCGACGAAGTGCGACGACCGCAGGATGCCCGCCGCGTTGACCAGCGTGTCCAGCCCGCCCGCCAGGCCGACCGCCTCGGCCACCCCCGCCTGCACCGACGATTCGTTGCCGACGTCCATCTGCACCGTCGACAGCCGCGTGCGGTACGCGTCGGCCTTGGCGACGGTGTCCTTCAAACCGGAGTCGCTGATGTCGGCGGCCACGACCCGGCCACCCTCTTCGAGGAGGCGCAGGACGGTCGCCTGGCCGATGCCCGAGCCGCCGCCGGTGACGAGGACGCGGCGGTCGGCGTAGCGCGCAAGTGTGGAAGACATGGGCCGAATGATGCCTGCCAAAAACGTCGGTGTCAGCCGGTCGGCGGATCAGCGTGGAGCCGGGCGTCCGGCCATGTGCAGTGCGGCGAGGTGGCTGAACAACATGGAGGCGCCGATCGGGTTGCCGCCGCCGGGGTACACGGTGCCACTGACGGCGGCCATCGTGTTGCCGGCGGCGTACAGCCCGGGAATGGGCCGACCGTCGTCGTCGAGCACGCGCGCGTCGGCGTCGGTGACCAGCCCGCCCTTGGTGCCCAGGTCGGACAGGCCGAACGCCGCGGCGTGGAAGGGCGGCTGATCGATCGCTACCAGCGGCGAGGCACCGCCCGTGAAAGTGCGATCGTAGGCCTCGTCGCCACGTCCGAAGTCCCGGTCGACGCCCTCGGCGACCAGCTCGTTGAAGCGCGCGACCGTGGCCTGCAGTTCGGCGGGCGGTACCCCGATGATCACGGCGAGGTCCTCCAGAGTGTCTGCGGTGTGCCACAACCCGGCATCGCGATAGCGTTCGGTCGCCACCAGCGATACGCTGGCCGACTTCACCGGTGGCACCCCGCCGTCGGCGTCGTCGTAGATCATCCAGAACGGCAAACCCACTGCGCCAGCGGCAATCTGGTCGACGACCGTCCGCCCCAGCCGGTCGTACGGGCCGGATTCGTTGACGAACCGCCGCCCGCCGGAGTCGACGAAGATGCCGCCGGTGAACCACAGCGAGAACGTCGACCGGCCGTCGGGGTGCGTCAATCCCGGTGACCACCATGCCTGATCCATCAGGTCGGTGGCCGCGCCGACGCCGATGGCGGCCCGGTGCGCGGCGCCGTCGTTGCCCGGCGCGCCCATCGTGTCCGCGACCCTGCCGGGGACGCCGAACGAGCGACGCATCTCCGCATTCTGCTCGAAACCGCCTGCGGCGAGGAGCACGCCGCGTCGGGCGCGGATGCGCACCTGCTCGCCGTGGCGCTGCACGACGGCTCCGGTGACGACGCCGTCCTCGAGCACCAGATCGGTGAGCGGAGACTCGAGGTGGATCGCTGCGTCGGGGAAGCGGCGAAGCGCGGCAAGGAAGCGACCGATCAGGGCGCGACCACCCGTGAGCAGATCCGGTGCGGGCACGCCGAGACGTTCGGTGTCCAACGGTCCACGGACCCGGTCGGCGTAGGGGCCGAGGGCGTCCGCATGCAACGCCCGGGACACGATGTGGCGCATACCGTCCAGGCGTGCGCCGGGCGCACCACCGAAGTAGTCGGGCCACGGCAGCACCTTGAACTTGAACGTCCCCTCCTCCGGGTCCGCCTCGAGGTATTCGATGAGCCGCGCGCCACCGCGAACGTAGGCGTCCTGCAGTGCACGTGGCGTGCGGTCGCCGACGACGGCGTGGAAGTACTTCAGGGCCTCGTCGATGGTGTCGTCGACGCCGGCGCGGCGCAACACCGGATTGCACGGGAACCACATGCCGCCGCCGCCGGAGTAGGCCGTGGTCCCGCCGAACTGGTCACTCCCCTCGACGAGTGCGACGGACAAGCCCTCCCGTGCGGCGGTATAGGCGCCCGTGATCCCGCCGCCAGAGCCGACGACGACGACGTCGACGGTCTCGTCCCAGTCGGGGGAGGTGGCGGCTGACACTTCGGTGGTCATGGCGAATTCCTAACTCCGGAGGGTGAATCCGGCATCCAGCGGCCACGACGTGCCGGTGATGAACGCTGCGTCGTCGGAGACCAGCCAGGCCACCGCGGTCGCGATCTGCTCGGGCTGGAGCAGTGCTATCGGGAGGGCATTGAGCTGGCTGGCGAGCCAGGGGTCACCGGCGGCGGACAACCTCATCGTGGTCTCGTTGAGGATCATGTCGGTCGCCACGCCGCTGGGGTGGATCGTGTTGACCCGGATGGAGTGCTCGGCGAGTTGGTCGGCCCACACCTGCATCAGGGCGACCAGGCCGCGCTTGGACGCGGCGTACCCCTGGACGCCCGCACGCTCGGTGCCCGCGGCCCTGATGCCCTGGGTGGAACTGACCAGCACGATGGAGCCGCCACGGCCACCGGCGATCAGGGCGGGGATGGCCGCATCCACGGTGTTCCAGGCGCCGATCAGGTTCACCTCCACGACGTCGCGGAACGTGGTGGCCCGCTCGAGGGTGTCGCTGACGCGGATGATGCCGGCGTTGGCGATGACGACGTCGAGGCGGCCGAACTCCTCGACGCCGGCTGCGACGGCCTCGCCGACCGCCTCGGGATCGCGTACGTCGGCTTGGCGGACCAAGATTCGACGTCCCCGACCCTGGACCAGTCCGACCGTCTCGGCGAGGTCGTCGGCGGTCGAGCCGGGGTAGTCGGTGGAGTCGAACTCGGCGCAGACGTCGATCGCGATGACGTCGGCGCCCTCGCTGGCGAGCTTTACGGCGTGCGCGCGACCCATCCCGCGTGCGGCTCCGGTGATGAGCGCGACCTTGCCGGTCATGGTTGCCATGTGTACTCAGTCCTTGGGGAAGTTGACGTTCTTGGTCACGGATTCCCACTCGTCGATCGACGCGGAGAAGGCGGCGAGCTTGTCGCGCACCGCCTTCAGCACGTCCCTCCCGAGCAGCAGGCGAAGGGGTGGCTCGTCGAGGGTGGTCACCATGAGCACGGCCTCGGCGACCTTGCGGGGATCGCCGGGCAGGTGGTTGGCGAACTCCTTGATCATCGTCTTGCGGGTGCCGACGCCGTCGTCGTAATCGCCGATCGGAGTGGCCGACTCCCACATGGACCGAGCCGCCCAGTCGGTGCGGAACGCTCCGGGCTCGATCGCGGTCACCTTGATGCCGAACGGCTTGACCTCTTGCGCCAGCGCCTCGGTCAACGCCTCGAGGGCGAACTTCGTCGAGGAGTAGTACGCATTGGGCGGGTTGGCCACCAAGCCCGTCATCGACGAGATGTTCACGATGTGCCCGGACTGGCGGGCCCGCATGCCGGGCAGCACGGCCTTGATGGTGTCCACGACCCCGAAGTAGTTGGTGTCGAACAGCTTTCGGACCTGCGCGTCCTCGCCCTCCTCGATCGCGGACAGGTAGCCATTGCCCGCGTTGTTGACCAGGACGTCGATCCCGCCGAACGCCTCGTCGGTGGCGCGCACCGCCGCGGCGATCTGGTCGGAGTCGGTGACGTCGAGGGCGACGACCACCGCGCGGTCGCCGAAGTCCTCGGCGAAGTCGGCCACGGTCTCGGTGCGGCGCGCGGTCACGACCACGGAGTGGCCGGCTTCCAAGGCAGCACGGGCGATCTCGCGACCGATGCCGGTGGAGCACCCGGTGATCAACCAGCGGCTCATGTCAAAGTGTCCCTTCGGGAAGGCGCCGCAGATATGCCGTGCGGCGATCGGCGAGCTGTTGCGCGCGTTCGGCTTCCGAGACCCGGCGCAGGCCCGGCACCACCCGTGCGAGGTCATCGAGCCTCACCACCCGGCCCCGGGCTCCGAGGTCGGCGGTCGGACCGTCGCCACCGAATTCGGCCATCCGCAGCGTCAGGATGCCCTCGTGGAGGCCATCGGAGTCGATCCAATTGGCCACGCCGGGATCGGTGGGGGCGATGACGTAGGTGTAGCTGCCGTCCTCGTTGGCTTCGGACTGCGCCTTGTTCAGGCTGCCGGTGCGATCGACGAGGTTCAACGTGGTGCCCCAGATGTTGCTCAGCGGCACGGTGAAGTACTCGGCGCCGCCGTCGCCGACGTCGACGACGAAGGCCTCGCCGGGGTTCAGCTCGAACCGGCCCATGACGTACACCTGGCTGCGCATCGCCCCGACCTTGTCCGCCGACCAGGCCAGGTCGAAGTGGTTGGGTGCCATCTTGTAGACGCCGTGGCTGAGCTTTCCCGTGAAGTTGGCGAAGTGCGCCATCATCGCCGCCGTGGCATCGGCCTGTTCGTCCAAGGTCCTGGCCGCAGTGCGCGGAGCATCGCCGAGTCGTTGCACGACGAGATGATTCGCGTCGTCGCGGTCCCAGTTCAGCAGCACGTCGCGGATGTAGAACTCGTGGGCGTCCGGCGTGGACTGCACGTGGTTGGGGCGGTCACCCGCCGGGTCGGCGTCGACGGTGATGGTGAAGGACCCGTCGGCGTCGACGTCCATGGTGCGGCCGTTGAGCACCGCGACGGTGCCCATGTTCGCGTCCCACAGCGTGAAGTAGTTCTCGGTCATGCGATGTTCGCCGACTCGACCGTGAATCTCGTAGCGTTCGTCACCGGAGATCGGGATCACGCGGTAGACGCTGTCGGGATTGTCGATGCCCCAACGGGATCCGGGGATCTGGCGGTCCGCCACCGGGTGGGCCAGCCGGGTGATGCAGCTGACCTTGGGCCGGAGCTTGTCCTGGTTCGACGACCACACCGCGGCGGAGAACATCACTTCGGCGAACGCGTCGTCGAAGCGCTCGCGCATGGCCACCGACGCCTTGGCCCGCCCCAGCCACGTCTCGGCCACGCTGCGGTACGCCGCCCTGACGGTCGGGTGATTGGTGAGTTCGAGCGCCGCCAGCTCCTGCTCGTGCTGCGACGTCGTGGCTACCGGGTCACCGGTGAAGTCAGGCATGGTTCCCTCCTCGGGATCGGGCGCCCGTGCGGAACCGGGCATCGTAGCTGGTGAACCGCTCGTCGATCTGGGCGTCGGTGAGCCCGAAGTCGTTGGCGGCGTAGGCCGGTCGGGCGGCCTCCCGCGGACGCTCGACGAGCCAGCGTCGCATCGCCGTCTCCGCTTCGACACTCAGCGGCACGCCGATCGCGTCGTAGACCCGGGACACCTGACCGATCGGATCGGCGACCGCGTCGGTGAACTCCACGTCGGTACAGACCGCGGATTCGTCGGCCCATCGGTCCCGGGTGGCCATCGCGCGGTCGTTCGTCCAGCCCATCCGGTGCAGCCATTCGACGCCGACACGATGCCGGTCGACCCGGTCGGCGTGCATCGCGTGCAGCGTGGCGTTGAGGCTGGCGCCGGACGGGATGGTCTCGCGGGGGTCGCGGTGCATGTGGACGACGTGGAGGTCGGGGAATTGGGCGCGTAGCGCGTCGAGGTACCCGAGGTGGGCCGGCGACTTCAGCACCCAGCGCTCGGCGTGGCTCGAACCGTCCCGGCCCGCCTGGCGCTTCTGCCACTGCAGGAACTGCAGCATCCGGTGCAGATACGCGTACGCGGGGGCGAAGTCCTGACGGTCGAGCCAGGACCGGTAGCGCGGCACGTGCGCGCCGGACTCCGGTACGTGCGACAGGAAGGCGTCGGAGAGGAACACGATCTCCTCTTCGGGTTCGCGGGCGTACATGGGGTGGATGGCGAACAGTTCGGGGGCGAGCTCACGCGTCGCGGCTTCACGCTTCTCGCTGACGACGATGCGAGGGTCTTCGGTCGCCTTGGCGAGCGAAGCGCCGGCAGGATGATCCGACCACCGGTAGTCGAGTTTCGGCGCCACCTCGACGACCTCCCAGCCGTACGCACAGTGAAAGCGGTTGTCTGCGGCCAGGAGTCGTTGCAGCAGCGTGGTGCCGCTGCGCATCATGCCGACGACCACGATGGGCGCGACGATCGTCTCCTCGAGAATCTCGGGATGCCGCCGGATCCATTCCTGCGCCCGCAGACGCATCCGCAGACTGTGCACCAGACCGGAACGCAGGATGTGCACGCCGACGTCGTTGAGGTCTGCGGCGGCGTAGTCCTCGGTCAGGACGGCGAGCGCCGCCTCGAACGGCACGGGACCCCCGTCGGCCAACCCCTCCTTCTGCTGCGCGCTGTGCAGGAGCAGCGCCGGGTCGAACGGATGCGGCACGGGCTCAGAACTTCAAGTGTTGGCTGGTGTCGCCGATCTGATCGACGTACATGGTCCTGGTGTCGAACCACCACGAGCCGTCGATCCGCTGAAAGGTGTCGTGATAATGGCCCGTCACGATGACCTGCAGAGGCAGTTCGGGCGTGGCCTGGGTGACGCAGTAGTAGGCGCTCGAGCGCGCCGTGCCCGCGTCATCGTCGACGTGCACGTGCACGTTGGTGGTCAGATGCTTGGTCTTGGGGGTGCCGTCGTCGTAGATGCGCGTGGCCATCTCGTACAGCCGACGTACCCCGGTGGCGCCGGTGAACACCGTCTCCGGTGGGCCGTCCTCGACACCGCAGATGCGGCCGTGCTCGAAGAGCGCGGCAACCCCGTCGAGATCGCCTGCATCGAGTCGCTCTGCGTAGGTGTAGAGAAGGTTCTCGATCGTGCGTGCGCTGTCAGTCATCAGCGCCAGTTTGGTAGACATGACCGGATTTGTGTCTAGTTTCCGGGAAAGCTCTCTCGAGAGTGCAGTTAGTCTCAGCCGGTGACGTCACTGTGGTCTCCGACCCGACTCGGCAATCTGACCGGCAAGCGCATCATCGTGACGGGAGCCACCAACGGCGTAGGTCTGGCGACGGCAGGTACCCTCGCCCGCGCGGGTGCCCACGTGATCCTCGCGGTGCGCAACGTCGAATTGGGCGCCCAGCGCGCTGCCGAGATCGGTGGCGACACGTCGGTGGTGAAGCTCGACCTCGCCGATCAGGCGTCGGTGCGGGCCTTTCCCGATCTGTTCGACGGTGACGTCGACGTCCTGATCAACAACGCCGGGGTGGTCGTGCAGAGCCGGTCGGACACCGTTGATGGTTTCGAGATGACGCTGGGTACGAACTTCCTCGGCCCGTTCGCGTTGACCAATCTCCTGTTCGGCCGGGTGCGTTCGCACATCGTCAACGTTGCCTCCGACGCGCACAGGTCGGCCGTGATCGCGATGGACGATCCGCATCTGCGCACCCGCAAGTGGTCGGCGTTCCCCGCCTACGGACGCTCGAAGCTCGCGGTGATGCTGTGGGGTCTCGAGCTCGACCGTCGGCTGCGCGCCGCGGGGTCACCGGTCACC contains:
- a CDS encoding sulfotransferase family protein, with the protein product MPHPFDPALLLHSAQQKEGLADGGPVPFEAALAVLTEDYAAADLNDVGVHILRSGLVHSLRMRLRAQEWIRRHPEILEETIVAPIVVVGMMRSGTTLLQRLLAADNRFHCAYGWEVVEVAPKLDYRWSDHPAGASLAKATEDPRIVVSEKREAATRELAPELFAIHPMYAREPEEEIVFLSDAFLSHVPESGAHVPRYRSWLDRQDFAPAYAYLHRMLQFLQWQKRQAGRDGSSHAERWVLKSPAHLGYLDALRAQFPDLHVVHMHRDPRETIPSGASLNATLHAMHADRVDRHRVGVEWLHRMGWTNDRAMATRDRWADESAVCTDVEFTDAVADPIGQVSRVYDAIGVPLSVEAETAMRRWLVERPREAARPAYAANDFGLTDAQIDERFTSYDARFRTGARSRGGNHA
- a CDS encoding nuclear transport factor 2 family protein, with product MTDSARTIENLLYTYAERLDAGDLDGVAALFEHGRICGVEDGPPETVFTGATGVRRLYEMATRIYDDGTPKTKHLTTNVHVHVDDDAGTARSSAYYCVTQATPELPLQVIVTGHYHDTFQRIDGSWWFDTRTMYVDQIGDTSQHLKF
- a CDS encoding SDR family NAD(P)-dependent oxidoreductase, which translates into the protein MTSLWSPTRLGNLTGKRIIVTGATNGVGLATAGTLARAGAHVILAVRNVELGAQRAAEIGGDTSVVKLDLADQASVRAFPDLFDGDVDVLINNAGVVVQSRSDTVDGFEMTLGTNFLGPFALTNLLFGRVRSHIVNVASDAHRSAVIAMDDPHLRTRKWSAFPAYGRSKLAVMLWGLELDRRLRAAGSPVTSQLTHPGWVASNLSNVSDKRVMSAFHAVVKSAAGVLANDLDAGAAPTLYCISEPIPPGSYVGIDSRFGLKGGPTLSGRSAGACDYELAARLVTFAEKETGTTIPV